Genomic segment of Euhalothece natronophila Z-M001:
ATGGTCAACTAGGTCGCTTCCCTACGGGGAAGTGGAATTAATGGAAACCCCCGTGCTAGAAGTCGGTTTAACTGGGACTCAGACAGGAGTCGCTTCCCTACGGGGAAGTGGAATTAATGGAAACTTGACTTTAGGTTTATCCCCTTGAAAGACGTTGATAAAGTCGCTTCCCTACGGGGAAGTGGAATTAATGGAAACAAATGTCAGACATAGTGTCCTCCGATTGAATTCATCAGTCGCTTCCCTACGGGGAAGTGGAATTAATGGAAACTTGTGCTTGCATTTTAAGTGACCTCGAATTCGTCACTTAGTCGCTTCCCTACGGGGAAGTGGAATTAATGGAAACTGGTAAATGGAAAGATAATAACACTTCTCTAAAGAAGAAGTCGCTTCCCTACGGGGAAGTGGAATTAATGGAAACTAGAGGGACACTACATAGGAGGAATTAAAACTTGAGAGAGTTGTCGCTTCCCTACGGGGAAGTGGAATTAAAAAAACCGCCCCTGTTAATTAGAGGCGGTTGCTTTACTCGAAAGCGATAAGTTGAAATTTAAGGAAGCAGTTTAATTGTCGGAAGCATCAGTCATCAGTAGCGCGATCGCGCTTTCTTTCGTATTAGAATAAATGTAATAATGGTTATTTTCTACAAACTCCTGACGATAATTGCGATTCAAAGCAACTAAAGGATTCTTCAGAATTTCCGTCAAAATGGGAATAATATCATCATAAGTACAGGCTTCTTGAGGTCGATCGCGATTAAAATCCTTAATACGCACCTGAGAAAGTCCTTCTGCATTATGGACTAAATCATTCCGTTTCTCAATCCAATAATCAAGGGCTTTGAAAAGTCCTAAAATGCCGTTAAAGGTTCTCCCACTAAACTGAAATTGATGCTGGTTCCAGTTATCTAAATCAGACTGTAAATTAGAGTTAGTTTGGGCGCGATGTTTAATTAGAATATCAAGATAGTTGCATTTACTATACCGACTAAACTTAATGCTGTAAGGATTTTCTAAAGAACCTTTTCCTTCTAGCTTCCGAAACTCTTGTAATAAAGGATTGCCAATTTTATTTTGAAGCTGATTAACATTGATTTTCCATTGATCTAAATAGTGATATCCTCCTCTTTTCTCAATCAAACGAATAATCGCATTTTCATAAAAAGACCCCACTCTTGCTAAAAAATTAGCGGTTTGGGATAATTCATAGTAAATTCGACATTGTGTATATAAATTGAGTAAGCTATCATAATTACCCTCATCTAGAAAGTCGCTAAACCTGAAATACTGATTTAGGCTTGATTGATCAGTTTTATCATCATTGATGATACTGCGACCGCCTTTAATATCAAGATTGAACAAAGAACGTGCTATAGATAAGCCAGCAATTACCAAATCTAACCGTTTTCTACTTTGTTTGATTTCTCCCTTCCTTAAAACATCTTTATTATCTAAAAACGTTAAAATAGAATGCCAACTTTTTAAGATACTAATCGCCCCATCAAAGTCCCACCGATCTAATAACTGTTGAACTGTTTGATATTTTTGGTTTCGCATATACTTCCAATAAGCCGTTAGCTCACATTCCGAAGGCTGACCTGCTAAGATATTTTTAACCGATAGTTTGGGTTCAACAAATAACTGCTTGGGAATGGTGGAAGATACCGCTTGTAGCCGTAACGCATTTTGCATTTGGGGCGTTCCCCCCTTGATACTGACTAAAATTTCTTCTTGCGAATTTAATTCATGGAAAAAGCGATAGTAAAAATCTAAAAGTAGATCCAGATTGACAGCAAAATCATCAGTATCTGACGGAATATATTTTGGGATTAATTCAAATTCCATTTCTCGCCAAAACCATTTCTTTAAGATTTTGAATAAATGAATTGAATCATCCTTATGCTTTTGCGGTTGATCAGTCACAAAAATAAAAGCCGATCGCGCTTGGAATTGATTTTTAGCTGTGGTTACAATCCCTTGCAAACGACCCGGACTGATACGAGAATGCCATTTTCCTTCATCTTGTTCATACGCAGCCAAGAGTTTTTCTGTAAAATCTCGAAAGAAGAATTTTTCTCGTCCCTCAGGTTTAGTTTCAACACCTAACTCAGGACATAATTTATCTATAACATCGCTTTGACGATATTCTTGATCCCAAACAATTTTTTCTTCTTCCGTTAATTGTGATTCATCTAAGTTCGGTTCATTGCGATCAAACCGAATGGGGAGATAGTACCCTTCAACGTTGACAGCTAAGTCGGATGTGCCAATATTTGCGATTAAAATTGTCATTTATTTGTTTGGATATAAGTTTTCCAATTGGATGTATTTTAGAGTTCAAACAAAGTGATTTCAGTGATGGTCTGGAAATCCTTTTGATTAAACGTTGCTATGTCACAAATACCGTTTGCTAAAGCGATGCTAATAATTTCAAAATCATGGAGTTTCAAACCTGAAGGCTGATAGGATGCAACTAATTCTAGAAACGTTGCTAAAGAATCAGGAGTTGGATAAATAATTTCCAATTGCTGAATCAGTTTTTGCAGTAAATTTAACGCGGTTTCAGTACTTAGTCCATATCCCGATGAACGCGTCATAACTGTTAGAAACTCAGTTATATTTTTTGATGTTGTAAATAACGTTTTATCCTTTTTTTGTAATACAGAGCGAGAAGTAGCATAGAATTGGGAATCTTCATCGATCGCGTAAACTAAAATATTAGTATCAACTAGCAACTCATTACTCATTCGCAATCGCACGTATATCTTGATTGTCTAGTCTTCCTTGCAATTTCATTGCGGGTAAATTTAAGGCTTCAGATT
This window contains:
- a CDS encoding type II toxin-antitoxin system VapC family toxin; its protein translation is MSNELLVDTNILVYAIDEDSQFYATSRSVLQKKDKTLFTTSKNITEFLTVMTRSSGYGLSTETALNLLQKLIQQLEIIYPTPDSLATFLELVASYQPSGLKLHDFEIISIALANGICDIATFNQKDFQTITEITLFEL